In one Corythoichthys intestinalis isolate RoL2023-P3 chromosome 16, ASM3026506v1, whole genome shotgun sequence genomic region, the following are encoded:
- the LOC130904285 gene encoding somatostatin receptor type 2-like — protein sequence MDSWIFPSSLPNMSEQIMDDCFLPLNESEQQMNDTDQSFNGTSTVVITCMYFLVCAMGLCGNALVIYVILRYAKMKTVTNIYILNLAVADVLFMLGLPFIAIQLALVHWPFGPVLCRVVMTVDSLNQFTSIFCLTVMSVDRYLAVVHPIRSTKWRKPRVAKTINVAVWGVSLLVNLPIVIYSGVITKHDGCFCTIVWPEPQEAYYTAFMFYTFILGFFLPLLVICLCYLLIIIKVKSTGIRVSSSSKRRRSERKVTRMVSVVVAVFVLCWLPFYVFNVTSVTGTLSTTPVLRSTFAFVVVLGYANSCANPILYAFLSENFKKSFQNVLCLKKVGGLDDVERSDSRQDKSRMMADPTETQSTLLNGDLQTSI from the coding sequence ATGGATTCCTGGATCTTCCCATCAAGTCTCCCGAACATGTCGGAGCAGATCATGGACGACTGCTTCCTGCCGCTGAACGAATCAGAACAGCAGATGAACGACACAGACCAGAGCTTCAACGGTACCAGCACCGTGGTCATCACTTGCATGTACTTCTTGGTGTGCGCCATGGGCCTGTGCGGGAACGCTTTGGTCATCTACGTCATCCTGCGCTACGCCAAGATGAAGACCGTCACCAACATTTACATCCTCAACCTGGCGGTGGCCGATGTACTTTTCATGCTGGGACTACCTTTCATCGCAATTCAGCTGGCACTCGTCCACTGGCCCTTCGGTCCGGTTTTGTGCCGCGTGGTGATGACTGTGGATTCCCTCAATCAGTTCACCTCCATCTTCTGCCTGACGGTAATGAGCGTGGACCGCTACCTGGCTGTGGTGCACCCCATCCGCTCCACCAAGTGGCGCAAGCCCCGCGTGGCTAAGACCATCAATGTGGCAGTGTGGGGAGTTTCGCTCCTGGTCAACCTGCCCATCGTCATCTACAGCGGCGTCATCACCAAACACGACGGTTGCTTCTGTACCATCGTATGGCCCGAGCCTCAAGAGGCCTACTACACCGCCTTCATGTTTTACACCTTCATCCTGGGCTTCTTCCTGCCACTCCTAGTTATCTGCCTGTGCTACCTGCTCATCATTATCAAGGTCAAGTCAACGGGCATTCGAGTCAGCTCTTCGTCCAAGCGCCGCCGCTCGGAGAGGAAGGTGACCCGAATGGTGTCTGTGGTGGTGGCCGTTTTCGTCCTGTGCTGGCTGCCATTCTACGTCTTCAACGTCACCTCGGTGACGGGGACGCTCAGCACCACGCCGGTGCTGCGCAGCACCTTCGCCTTCGTGGTGGTGCTGGGCTACGCCAACAGCTGTGCCAACCCTATCCTCTACGCCTTCCTGTCGGAGAACTTCAAGAAGAGCTTCCAGAACGTTCTGTGTCTCAAGAAGGTGGGCGGGCTGGACGACGTGGAGCGCAGCGACAGCCGCCAGGACAAGTCCCGCATGATGGCAGACCCCACCGAGACGCAAAGTACTTTGCTTAATGGCGACCTGCAGACCAGTATCTGA